The segment CGGGTGATGCGCAGGGTGGCGCCGTAGCGGTCGGCGAGCGCCTTGAACTCGTCGAGCTGGGCGACGTTGTGGCGGGTCATGACGACGCTGATCTTGGCGTCGCCGAAGCCCGCGTTCTTCAGGTTCTCCAGGGCCTTGACCGCCATGTCGAACGAGCCCTTGCCGCGGACGGCGTCGTTGACCTCGGCGGTGGCGCCGTCGAGGGAGATCTGGACGTCGACGTAGTCGGAGGCTGCGAGTCGCTCGGCGACCTCGGGGGTGATCCGGAGACCGTTGGTGGAGAACTTGACGCCCACCTGGTGGTCGGTGGCGTAGTCGACGAGCTCCCAGAAGTCGGGGCGGACCGTCGGCTCGCCGCCGCCGATGTTCACGTAGAAGACCTGCATCTTCTGCAGCTCGTCGATGATCGACTTGCACTGCTCGGTGCTGAGTTCGCGCGGGTCGCGCTTGCCGGAGCTCGACAGGCAGTGCACGCACGAGAGGTTGCAGGCGTAGGTCAGTTCCCACGTCAGGCAGATGGGGGCGTCGAGGCCGCGCTCGAACTGGTCCACCAGGCGCCCGACCTTGGGCGGCGCGGGGACGGTCAGCGGCGGCGTGGTCGACGGCATGCCGAGCAGTTCGGTGCCGGGGCGGGTTTCCACGGATGTCACGGGGTCACTCCTGGGTCGTGTGCGCGTCGGACGTGACCTCGAGGATCATCCCGGACGTGCTCAGGGCAGAGAGGGCTTGCAGGTACAGCGGTCGCTCGCTGTCGGCGATGCCGACGGCCGCCATCGCGGCGTCGGCGCTCGGATGCTCGGTCAGGGCCTGGACCAGGTCGACGACGACGAGGTTCTTCAGGAACGAGAGCTTGCGGGTGCCGAAGTGGTACAGCAGCGCGCCGAACGGTTCCGGACGCAGCGCCACCTTGGGGTTGAGCGCCCAGGCGCGCGTCGGATCGAATGCAGATTCCGGGGTACCGCTTCCGGCGGCCGCGGGGCCGCCGGAAGCAGTGGTCGATGGAGCCGTCATCAGTAGACGCCACACATCCCGTCGATGGACACTTCCTCCACCAGCGACTCAGCAACGAGATCCTGCTGGGTCGAGTTCGCCTGATCGGCCATATGAACCATCCTCCTTCACGAGTACTGATGTGGTTCGCCTCACACCATAATGGCACTGAGTGCAGAATGGCTAGAGCCTGGCAGAAAATTGTTTGTCGTAGCATCGTGACCGGCGGCTTTACGCCATCACGCGGCCGAGAGAGTGAGCTTTGATGACCAGATCGGGACGCAGCGGAGTCCTCGGAGGGCGGCCGGCGGCCACCACCCGCGGTCGACTCAGCAGCATCGCGATCGACCTGTTCACCACTCGCGGATTCGACGAGACCAGCGTCGACGACATCGCCACCGCCGCAGGCATCGCGCGGCGCACCCTGTTCCGGTACTACCCGTCGAAGAACTCGATTCCGTGGGGCGAGTTCGACGAGCACCTCGACGGTCTGCGCGACCTCCTGCGCGCCAGCCCCGCCGACGCGCCGCTCGGCGTCACCCTGCGCGACGCCCTGATCGCGTTCAACACCGTCCCCGACTCCGAGCGCGCCGAGCATCGACAGCGGATGTCGCTGCTGCTGGGAGTGCCTGCCCTACAGGCGCATTCGATGATCATGTACGCCGACTGGCGTCGCGTGATCGCCGATCACTGCGCCGCCCGACTCGACGTCCCGGCCGAGTCCCACATCCCGCAGACCGTCGCCTGGCTGACCCTCGGCACCGCCCTGGCCGCCTACGACCAGTGGCTGCTGGACGACGACGCCGACCTGACCGCCCTGCTCCGCGCGGGCAGCGACGTGTTGATCCACGGAGTGTCGTCGCTGACGGCGTGACCGCCGATCAACAGTGTTCGATGTGACCAGACCGTGGTCACAGAGAACACCGTTGATTCAGGCGACGGAAACAGCGCACT is part of the Gordonia phthalatica genome and harbors:
- the mftB gene encoding mycofactocin biosynthesis chaperone MftB (MftB, a small protein, is a peptide chaperone that assists the radical SAM enzyme MftC in performing two modifications to the C-terminal Val-Tyr dipeptide of the mycofactocin precursor peptide, MftA. MftB's role is analogous to the role of PqqD in the biosynthesis of PQQ, a cofactor that derives entirely from a Tyr and a Glu in the precursor PqqA.), whose protein sequence is MTAPSTTASGGPAAAGSGTPESAFDPTRAWALNPKVALRPEPFGALLYHFGTRKLSFLKNLVVVDLVQALTEHPSADAAMAAVGIADSERPLYLQALSALSTSGMILEVTSDAHTTQE
- the mftA gene encoding mycofactocin precursor MftA (Mycofactocin is a small molecule electron carrier derived from the final two amino acids, Val-Tyr, of MftA, the mycofactocin precursor. It plays a role in redox homeostasis and the metabolism of alcohols and aldehydes in Actinobacteria, including Mycobacterium tuberculosis.), with translation MADQANSTQQDLVAESLVEEVSIDGMCGVY
- the mftR gene encoding mycofactocin system transcriptional regulator (MftR, the mycofactocin system transcriptional regulator, is an uncharacterized TetR family DNA-binding transcription factor. Its role is inferred by context. It occurs as part of the biosynthesis locus for mycofactocin, a partially characterized electron carrier derived from the terminal Val-Tyr dipeptide of the precursor peptide MftA, through a radical SAM enzyme-mediated process.); protein product: MTRSGRSGVLGGRPAATTRGRLSSIAIDLFTTRGFDETSVDDIATAAGIARRTLFRYYPSKNSIPWGEFDEHLDGLRDLLRASPADAPLGVTLRDALIAFNTVPDSERAEHRQRMSLLLGVPALQAHSMIMYADWRRVIADHCAARLDVPAESHIPQTVAWLTLGTALAAYDQWLLDDDADLTALLRAGSDVLIHGVSSLTA